The stretch of DNA CGTTCGAACCGTTCCACCAGTTCGGGGAAACATTGCTGCCCCAGGCTCCAGAGCGTCTCCACCTTGGCCACCATCACCATCGTATTCCAGAGCGCATGCGTCGCCAGGGCCGCATCGGCCTCCTGCGCCGTAGGCTTTTCGAGAAAGGCCCGCACCGCCTGAACCGGACTCGCTCCAGAATCGGTGAGCCGTTCCCCGGGTAGAATCCAGCCGTAATCCAGTTCGAGCCGATCGGGGGCTACGCCGAGTAAGACGATGCGGTCATGGAGCCGCTCGGTCACCAAGACCACATTTCGCACGGTGGCGAGAAACTGCCCTTCCGGATAGACGAAGTGGTCGGACGGATAGATGATCACGGTCGCCTGGGGATCGCGTGCCCGCACGTAGGTCAACGGTAAAAACACGCCGGCCCCTGTATCCCGGTTGGTAGGTTGAAACAACACCGTCCCGACCCCGCGCCCGTCCAGTTGCGTCATGGCCTCCTGACGATGGGACTTCGCAATGACCAGGATGGACTGCTCCGCCGGGGTGAGGCACGCGGCCCGATCCACGGTATGCTGAAGCAGGGACCGTGTGCCGACAAAGGTACAAAATTGCTTCGGTC from Nitrospira sp. encodes:
- a CDS encoding sugar phosphate nucleotidyltransferase, which translates into the protein MTQQNNQGKTWSIVLAGGEGTRVGSFVERWLGRPRPKQFCTFVGTRSLLQHTVDRAACLTPAEQSILVIAKSHRQEAMTQLDGRGVGTVLFQPTNRDTGAGVFLPLTYVRARDPQATVIIYPSDHFVYPEGQFLATVRNVVLVTERLHDRIVLLGVAPDRLELDYGWILPGERLTDSGASPVQAVRAFLEKPTAQEADAALATHALWNTMVMVAKVETLWSLGQQCFPELVERFERLGRAIGTSEEAQTLESIYQTMPNKNFSTDLLQRVPDRVAVTELTNALWSDWGRPERIAEALRRTGLTPAFPLDALGSPFAPIHQGSPVAVKM